In one window of Temnothorax longispinosus isolate EJ_2023e chromosome 9, Tlon_JGU_v1, whole genome shotgun sequence DNA:
- the LOC139819371 gene encoding fatty acyl-CoA reductase wat-like, whose product MEIEARRTPIQNFYAGQSIFITGGTGFVGKVLIEKLLRSCSDISTIYLLIRSKRDKCPKSRLDEMFEKPLFDRVKKEVPNFRKKIVPIIGNLVLEDFGLSESDNNTLINQVSIIFHLAANVRFNENIKSATIINVNATATILKLAKHMPNLKSFIHVSTAYANCHVEHIEERFYSYPINHKDLIMFTRYLNENVIEEKISRIISRWPNTYTFTKAIAEDLFRDESGDLPVGIFRPAIVLSSANEPFVGWMENMFGPLGLIVPSLLGITRFYHYNPDFRADIVPVDFTVNALIASSWEVFNQFRRGKDTLIYNFVSPVDGPTWHKYAYTLFDINKMYPLHNAIYFPLAFYFQRKIPYRICVWLGHFLPALLIDAINICMNRNPRMWKLCKKVDKFSNALQPFCNNEWSFSTDNVQAMWSHLSEEDQQLFQFSMVGFDWTKYLIDHYMGLRLYLLNEDNSTLKISRIKYRRFYWIHQTLKIIFTFAVFWIVWIVFTIICT is encoded by the exons gcGGTACTGGTTTTGTTGGAAAAGTCTTGATTGAGAAACTGTTACGAAGTTGCTCCGatatttcaacaatatatCTGCTAATACGTTCGAAAAGAGACAAATGTCCCAAAAGCCGACTGGATGAAATGTTTGAGAAACCT CTTTTTGACCgagtaaaaaaagaagtacCCAATTTCCGTAAAAAAATCGTACCGATTATAGGCAATCTCGTCTTAGAAGACTTTGGATTGTCAGAAAGTGACAATAACACTCTGATAAATCAG gtATCCATAATTTTTCACTTAGCAGCAAACGTACGGTTCAATGAGAACATCAAAAGTGCTacgataataaatgttaatgcTACCGCTACCATCTTAAAACTTGCAAAGCACATgccaaatttaaaa TCGTTTATTCACGTGTCAACAGCTTATGCGAACTGTCATGTTGAACATATTGAAGAGCGATTCTACTCGTATCCCATTAATCACAAAGATCTTATTATGTTCACACGTTACTTAAACGAAAACGTAATTGAGGAAAAAATATCTAG AATCATTTCACGATGGCcgaatacatatacattcaCAAAAGCGATTGCGGAAGACCTTTTTAGAGACGAGAGCGGAGACTTGCCAGTAGGAATATTTCGACCTGCAATAG ttttatctAGCGCCAATGAACCTTTTGTCGGATGGATGGAGAATATGTTTGGGCCACTAGGCCTTATAGTACCTTCGCTACTTGGAATCACaagattttatcattataatccCGATTTCAGAGCAGATATAGTGCCCGTTGATTTTACAGTAAATGCATTAATCGCTAGCTCATGGGAAGTCTTTAATCAATTCAG GAGAGGCAAggatacattaatttataattttgtgtcACCAGTTGATGGACCTACGTGGCATAAATATGCTTATACACTTTTTGACATAAATAAGATGTATCCTCTACATAATGCCATATATTTCCCCTTAGCATTTTACTTTCAACGTAAAATACCGTACAGAATTTGCGTTTGGCTCGGTCATTTCCTTCCGGCTTTACTTATAGATGCTATAAACATATGTATGAATCGTAACCCAAG AATGTGGAAGTTATGTAAGAAGGTCGACAAATTTTCCAACGCGCTCCAACCGTTTTGCAATAATGAATGGAGTTTTTCCACTGACAATGTTCAAGCGATGTGGAGTCATCTGAGTGAGGAAGATCAgcaattatttcaattcaGCATGGTTGGATTTGACtggacaaaatatttaattgatcaTTATATGGGACTACGCCTTTATCTTCTTAATGAAGATAACAGTACTTTAAAAATCAGTCGTATCAAGTATAGGAG attttattggaTACAccaaacgttaaaaattatttttacttttgccGTTTTTTGGATTGTCTGGATcgtatttacaattatatgtacataa
- the LOC139819222 gene encoding fatty acyl-CoA reductase wat-like, whose product FARSNVIPCIYTYTYIRKCIPLCYFVLYIGGTGFVGKVLIEKLLRSCPDISTIYLLIRSKKDKCPKSRLDEMFKTPLFDRVKKEVPNFRKKIVPIIGNLVIEDFGLSESDNNTLINQVSIIFHLAANVRFNENIKSSTIINVNATATILKLAKHMPNLKSFIHVSTAYANCHVEHIEERFYSYPINHKDLIMFTRYFNENVIEKKISRIISRWPNTYTFTKAIAEDLLRDESGDLPVGIFRPAIVLSSANEPFVGWMENMFGPLGLIVPSLLGITRFYHYNPDFRADIVPVDFTVNALIASSWEVFNQFRRGKDTLIYNFVSPVDGPTWHKYAYTLFDINKMYPLHNAIYFPLAFYFQRKIPYRICVWLGHFLPALLIDAINICMNRNPRMWKLCKKVDKFSNAIQPFCNNEWNFSTDNVQAMWSHLSEDDQQLFNFSMVGFDWTKYLIDHYMGLRLYLLNEDDSSLQISRIKYRRFYWIHQTLKIIFTFAVFWIVWIVFTIICT is encoded by the exons TTCGCGCGTAGCAACGTgataccctgtatatatacatacacgtacATACGTAAATGTATACCactttgttattttgttttatatataggcGGTACTGGTTTTGTTGGAAAAGTCTTGATTGAGAAACTGTTACGAAGTTGCCCCGATATCTCAACGATATATCTGCTAATACGTTcaaaaaaagacaaatgtCCCAAAAGCCGATTGGATGAAATGTTTAAGACACCT CTTTTTGACCgagtaaaaaaagaagtacCCAATTTCCGCAAAAAAATCGTACCGATTATAGGCAATCTCGTCATAGAAGACTTTGGATTGTCAGAAAGTGACAATAACACTCTGATAAATCAG gtATCCATAATTTTTCACTTAGCAGCAAACGTACGGTTCAACGAGAACATCAAAAGTTCTacgataataaatgttaatgcTACCGCTACCATCTTAAAACTTGCAAAGCACATgccaaatttaaaa TCGTTTATTCACGTGTCAACAGCTTATGCGAATTGTCATGTGGAACATATTGAAGAGCGATTCTACTCGTATCCCATTAATCACAAAGACCTTATTATGTTCACACGTTATTTCAACGAAAACgtaattgagaaaaaaatatctag AATCATTTCACGATGGCcgaatacatatacattcaCAAAAGCGATTGCGGAAGACCTTCTTAGAGACGAGAGCGGAGACTTGCCAGTAGGAATATTTCGACCTGCAATAG ttttatctAGCGCCAATGAACCTTTTGTCGGATGGATGGAGAATATGTTTGGGCCACTAGGCCTTATAGTACCTTCGCTACTTGGAATCACaagattttatcattataatccCGATTTCAGAGCAGATATAGTGCCCGTTGATTTTACAGTAAATGCATTAATCGCTAGCTCATGGGAAGTCTTTAATCAATTCAG GAGAGGCAAggatacattaatttataattttgtgtcACCAGTTGATGGACCTACGTGGCATAAATATGCTTATACACTTTTTGACATAAATAAGATGTATCCTCTACATAATGCCATATATTTCCCCTTAGCATTTTACTTTCAACGTAAAATACCGTACAGAATTTGCGTTTGGCTCGGTCATTTCCTTCCGGCTTTACTTATAGATGCTATAAACATATGTATGAATCGTAACCCAAG AATGTGGAAGTTATGTAAGAAGGTCGACAAATTTTCCAACGCGATCCAACCTTTTTGCAACAATGAATGGAATTTTTCCACTGACAATGTTCAAGCGATGTGGAGTCATCTCAGTGAAGATGATcagcaattatttaatttcagcatGGTTGGATTTGACtggacaaaatatttaattgatcaTTATATGGGTTTAcgactttatttattaaatgaagATGACAGTAGTTTACAAATCAGTCGTATCAAGTATAGGAG attttattggaTTCatcaaacgttaaaaattatttttacttttgccGTTTTTTGGATTGTCTGGATcgtatttacaattatatgtacataa